One window of the Funiculus sociatus GB2-C1 genome contains the following:
- a CDS encoding chlorophyll a/b-binding protein, whose product MQTQDRNDVTKVGFTPQAENWNGRLAMIGFLAAVIIELTSGQGVLHFWGLM is encoded by the coding sequence ATGCAAACTCAAGATCGCAACGATGTAACGAAGGTTGGCTTTACCCCTCAAGCTGAAAACTGGAACGGTCGTCTGGCGATGATTGGATTCCTCGCTGCTGTAATTATTGAACTCACCAGTGGTCAAGGTGTACTTCACTTCTGGGGCTTGATGTAA
- the rpoD gene encoding RNA polymerase sigma factor RpoD has translation MTQANDVLEIIIQPDSEMLELLIDEEADRDEEFVDVAPDEEDGKPGKVARSRRRVQTKKKHYTEDSIRLYLQEIGRIRLLRADEEIELARKIADLLELERLRQQLIENLEREPQDIEWAEGVLKSERVWEQLTTQLGREPEQEEWSKEVKKRLPAFRHRLYVGRRAKDKMVQSNLRLVVSIAKKYMNRGLSFQDLIQEGSLGLIRAAEKFDHEKGYKFSTYATWWIRQAITRAIADQSRTIRLPVHLYETISRIKKTTKLLSQEMGRKPTEEEIATRMEMTIEKLRFIAKSAQLPISLETPIGKEEDSRLGDFIEADGETPEDQVSKNLLREDLESVLDTLSPRERDVLRLRYGLDDGRMKTLEEIGQIFNVTRERIRQIEAKALRKLRHPNRNSILKEYIR, from the coding sequence ATGACCCAGGCCAACGACGTACTCGAAATCATCATTCAGCCTGACAGCGAAATGTTAGAGCTATTAATTGACGAAGAAGCAGATCGAGATGAAGAATTTGTAGACGTGGCACCGGATGAAGAAGACGGTAAGCCTGGTAAGGTAGCCAGATCCCGTCGTCGGGTGCAAACTAAAAAGAAGCACTATACAGAGGATTCGATTCGCCTATATTTACAAGAAATTGGTCGGATTCGCCTGCTACGCGCCGACGAAGAAATTGAACTTGCTCGGAAAATTGCAGATTTGCTGGAATTGGAGCGTTTGCGCCAGCAATTGATCGAAAATTTAGAGCGGGAACCCCAAGATATAGAGTGGGCTGAAGGGGTACTGAAATCTGAGCGAGTCTGGGAACAACTTACTACTCAGTTAGGAAGAGAACCAGAACAAGAAGAGTGGTCTAAAGAGGTTAAAAAGCGCCTACCAGCGTTTCGACATCGCCTCTATGTAGGTCGCCGCGCTAAGGACAAAATGGTGCAGTCAAACCTGCGTTTGGTGGTTTCGATTGCCAAGAAATATATGAATCGCGGGTTATCTTTCCAAGACTTGATTCAGGAAGGCAGTCTGGGATTGATTCGCGCCGCTGAGAAATTCGACCACGAGAAAGGCTACAAGTTTTCAACTTACGCTACATGGTGGATTCGTCAGGCAATAACCAGAGCGATCGCTGACCAATCCCGCACTATCCGCCTACCCGTTCACCTCTACGAAACCATTTCTCGCATCAAGAAAACCACCAAACTCCTTTCTCAGGAAATGGGCCGCAAACCCACCGAAGAAGAAATTGCTACGAGAATGGAGATGACGATTGAGAAACTGCGTTTCATCGCTAAATCTGCCCAATTGCCGATATCCTTAGAAACGCCAATCGGCAAAGAAGAAGATTCGCGACTGGGAGACTTCATCGAAGCTGATGGTGAAACCCCAGAAGATCAAGTTTCCAAAAATTTGCTCCGGGAAGACTTAGAAAGCGTCCTCGATACTCTCAGCCCCCGCGAACGCGACGTTTTACGTCTGCGCTACGGCTTAGATGATGGACGCATGAAGACCCTCGAAGAAATCGGTCAAATCTTCAACGTCACCCGCGAACGAATCCGTCAAATCGAAGCGAAAGCCCTCCGCAAGTTGCGCCACCCCAACCGCAACAGCATTCTCAAAGAATACATTCGCTAA
- a CDS encoding polysaccharide deacetylase family protein — protein sequence MQLAPLFPIVYRILQPAFPNCLWSGAANSKAIALTFDDGPHPQYTRELLQVLDRYSITASFFWLGACVNRYPTVAKEVYDRGHWIGLHGYDHRAFPKLSPTELQQSIEQTQQAIQKACQLDPRYIRDIRPPNGLFTPQTLDLLHQWNYRPVMWSVVPEDWVRPGISLVVERVLRQVRNGSVIVLHDGYYGGQDVAQTTSQLIPQLLQQGYQFVTIDFLWQQAKLSGQCGFCNIY from the coding sequence ATGCAGCTGGCTCCGCTATTTCCTATTGTGTACCGAATTCTTCAGCCTGCCTTTCCTAACTGTCTGTGGTCGGGTGCTGCAAATTCAAAAGCGATCGCTCTCACCTTTGATGATGGCCCCCATCCTCAGTACACCAGAGAGCTGTTACAAGTGCTAGACCGCTACAGCATCACTGCTAGTTTTTTCTGGCTCGGTGCCTGTGTCAACCGTTACCCAACAGTTGCTAAAGAAGTCTACGACCGGGGCCACTGGATTGGATTACACGGATACGATCATCGCGCCTTTCCTAAACTCAGCCCAACGGAACTCCAGCAAAGTATAGAACAAACCCAACAAGCAATCCAAAAAGCTTGTCAACTAGATCCACGCTACATCCGAGATATCCGGCCCCCCAACGGTTTGTTTACACCACAAACCTTAGATTTATTGCACCAGTGGAACTATCGACCTGTCATGTGGAGCGTCGTCCCGGAAGACTGGGTGCGTCCAGGTATTTCCCTGGTCGTAGAGCGGGTGCTACGGCAAGTTCGTAATGGTTCAGTGATTGTTCTGCACGATGGCTACTACGGTGGACAAGACGTAGCCCAAACCACTAGCCAGCTAATTCCCCAACTATTGCAGCAAGGATACCAGTTTGTCACCATTGATTTTTTGTGGCAACAAGCCAAATTGAGTGGTCAATGCGGATTTTGCAATATATATTGA